The Methylomonas montana DNA window GGCCGCAATCCGGCGTATTCGGTGAAATGCCGAATCGGCGCGGCGATGATCAACGACGCCCAGAGCAAGGGCTTGCTCATCGAAGGCAAGGAACTGATAGAGCCGACCAGCGGCAATACCGGCATTGCGCTGGCTTTTGTCGCGGCGGCGCGCGGCATTCCGCTGACCTTGACCATGCCCGAAACGATGAGTGTGGAGCGCCGCAAATTATTGGTGGCATACGGCGCCAAGCTAGTACTGACCGAGGGGGCCAAAGGCATGAAAGGCGCTATCGCCAAAGCCGAGGAAATCGCCGCGGCCGAGCCGGATCGCTATGTATTGCTGCAACAGTTCAAAAATCCGGCCAACCCGGCGATTCACGAGCTGACCACCGGTCCGGAAATCTGGGCCGATAGCGACGGCGCCATCGACATCCTGGTGTCCGGCGTCGGCACCGGCGGCACCATTACCGGGATATCGAGATACATCAAGTTAAAGCAGGGCAAACCCATCGTTTCGATCGCGGTCGAGCCGGAAGCCAGCCCGATTTTGAGCCAATTTCGGGCCGGCGCGGAATTGCAACCGGCGCCGCACAAGATTCAAGGCATAGGCGCGGGCTTTGTGCCGGATGTGCTGGATTTGTCCCTGGTCGATCAAATCGAGCTGGTCGGCAACGACGAAGCCATCGATTACGCTCGCCGGCTGGCGCGCGAGGAAGGCATTTTGGCGGGTATTTCCTGC harbors:
- the cysK gene encoding cysteine synthase A, with the translated sequence MAHWYPDNSQSIGNTPLVRLNRITEGAQATILAKIEGRNPAYSVKCRIGAAMINDAQSKGLLIEGKELIEPTSGNTGIALAFVAAARGIPLTLTMPETMSVERRKLLVAYGAKLVLTEGAKGMKGAIAKAEEIAAAEPDRYVLLQQFKNPANPAIHELTTGPEIWADSDGAIDILVSGVGTGGTITGISRYIKLKQGKPIVSIAVEPEASPILSQFRAGAELQPAPHKIQGIGAGFVPDVLDLSLVDQIELVGNDEAIDYARRLAREEGILAGISCGAAVAVAVRVAKRPENVGKTIVVILPDSGERYLSSALFEGLFDAQGLPA